The nucleotide sequence TTGTATAAGGAAATCGGACAGTGGTGTCTTTTTTAAGacttaaaaaactaaaaacagcaaatgtatTAAACTGTGCTTTTCTGCTCTAACGTTACGTTAGCATTCCTGGTTAAATAGCATACTACGTACTGTAGAAACCAAACCTATCATTACTTTCAAGGCCAGGGGCATTTCATACTACATTATTTGGTAAGGTTATagattctgtttttaaaaagcccTTCATGACAGCACATCCACTGTACAGTATTTCCCCATTGTGTGCCACTGTTATCTTTGTAATCTGTATATTCAGTGCAAGAATGGAAAGATTGACAAGCATAGCCAGAGTAATTGAGGGGGGCGGGGCTTTTCTGTCAATGAAAACCTCTCTCCAaacttgtttcagttttatttagttCATTTAATCCATGACTATTCTCTCTTATGGAAGACAAATAAAAGTCACATGACCTCGAGGATAAATCAATTATTATTTCTTCAACAACTGAGCAAAGCAATGGTATTGAAAATGACAGTATCTTAACACTAATGTCTAGTCATAAAGTCATAAAGGTGCAGACATATGCAGACAGACCTGGAGGACCACTGACATGTTGCTCAGTAAATCAGTGTGGGCGGACGGCTCCTTGGCTCCATCATAGCTGAACTCAGAGTTGCTGCTGTGCCCTCTGAAGCCCCCTCTACCTTCACCCctacccctccctctccctccaggaccaacaccaccaccaaaaCCATCATGCCTGCCTCTTCCCCGGCCGTGACCTCTCCAAGATGACTGATTACCCACACCACGGACCGGCTGCTGCACTGGCCGTCGGATGATCAGCTCTATCTCCTCTTCGTCGTTTGCATTACAAGACTCCTGCTGTTCCCCGATTTTGTTACGAGGAGGCACGGCCACACCGGAACCCTGTTTCTGTGCGCTGTTTGTGGACTGCTGAGAATGTGAGTTATCACTTCCTCTTAATTTGGGAGTTAGGGAGGTTAAAGGTTTGGTTTTTGGCGGGATTTTTGCACTGGTTGCCTCATCAGAGGAGGAGTCTGTTTCTGAGGAGGATGACGAGGGAGGGGGTAATTTTGTCTGAGCAGGTTTAGGGTTTGGAGGCGCCTTGGAAGCAGCAGGGGTGGAAGATAGTGCTTTGGTAGCTGGTTTTTTAGCAGCTGGTTTTTTGGGAGCTTCATCTTCCTCgctactgctgctactggaATCTGATGAGGAAGCATTCTGTGTTTTTGCTTGTGCCACAGGAGGCTTCTTGGTGCTTTTAACTGGCGGTTCCACACTTGCTGCAATTTTTTTGGTAGAAGCAGCTGGTTTCGGGGTGGCAGTCGGGCCATTTTCCTCTgccttcttcctttttttcttctctgttttgtttccgAGTGACTTCTTATTCTTCTCATCACCTGAAGTCTGCTTGGCGTGTCCCTCCAGGCTCTCCtcactcctctttttcctcttctttttcctccatTCCGCATTCACTCCATTTTCTCCCGTCCCGTCCTCCTCTGTGggtctttgtctctttctgcaGTTTTCACTTGATATATCTGGATGGCTGCTGTGCCCATTCACCCAAGTCAGACAATCCACCTTCACCCTGGAAAACAGGAACACATCTTTAAAGGAAGAGActaacattttcagaaatatgCTTTCTTTTAACCACTTTGACCAGCAGCAAATGAGAATATATCAACATCAGTGTTGAGCATCAAAGTTTTTCTTATTGCATTCATGCTGAACACATTTTACCTAACAGAGTGTACATCAAGTTCAATATGTAACCATAGTAACCCCTGAACCTGCTCTGTGCTTGTCTGTGCAGACTGTTTGAGCTGTTACGCCACATAGTCCACATGAGAGAACATTACACTGACCAGACGACTAGCAATAAAAGCACCTGAGGCTGTCGTTATCTCGCACCACATAGATGCTCTCCGTGTGCGGCAGGTAGCAGTCCTCTAGGAAGAGGTTGAGGATGTTCCTGCGGCTGAACTCAAACTTGTCTCTGATGATACTCTCCAGATCTGCCACCACGCGACACTTGTTCAAATCCACGAGCAGCCAGCACATGCGGCAATCAACAACAGCCGGCGGCGGGTAGTCAAAGTACAAGCGCACGCGGATGAAGTTGTTACTGTTAACAGCCATCACGGATACAACATCAATGCTTACGCCAAAACACACCATGCGCGTGTTCCGCCGGCAACATATACGTCCGGCCGGACTTTTCAGAATAGAGTGTCAATATCTAGTAAACTAAAAGAGGCTGCAGAGAATTAAATCACATCATTTACAACTGATTaacatgtgaaaaaaataaactgaatagCTTATCAGAAAGTGAGAAAGTCATGACCCTTTATTAATGCCCTactaacatttacaactgcacTGTTACCAAATGTAAAGGAAAAATCAGGATTTTTTACAATGTACCCAAAAGTCGTTCTTTATAATGGTGACTGATCTATTAGTTAAGTATTCATTACATTAATAAAACTATTACAGGATAggacagcagaaaaaaaaaatctgacacacaattttcttttttttcttcaaactttTCTCAAACCTctgctttatttattgttaattaCTGCATTTCATCTCCTCAGGCCTCGACGTTTTTCAAAAACTCCTCTTTCGTTTAAACGACATCGCGACGTGTGATGAGTGGTCCCAGGCATACACTTTCCTTTATTTTAAGGGgacacaagccaaaaaggttgggaaccactggccTACATTGTCCAACAGTGTATTCAATATGGACGTTAGTCGGTGTCTGTCAGATATATGCAgcttatactgtataaaaaaaaacacatatataaactgtattcttcattttcataatcttaCAAGTAAAAATGTTGACCACTTGTGGTAGTCATGATTTGgacatttattttgaaggaCAAATGCTCAACAGGAAGTCTTACCCTCACATGGCCAGCGTCTTCTCTAAAGCCACTCATTCACAACCCTGCCCACTGCTGGCATGGAGGTGTAAGTTTTAATATAGCTTTAAATCAGGGGTCTGCTGCAGCCACAGTTTCAGAACTTGACACTAGGGCTGGATGACatggaaaaaagcaaatatcacgatatttttgaccaaatacctcgatatTGATATTGcgagtggatatctgccacatttacagtctttttagcataaattcctcggacagtgttttcctgttgagctgcggaagtatagtaacaaaaagaggaactttggcactaaaaagactgtaatgttgaaagatatctacttgatttgacctctttggacgctgaagcttcatattagcttcagataaacttttaaatacctgtttgcacagaaggacgactgtggattttggtccccatcactcacattgtaagcacattatgaagggatcttctaatggtcagtatgaacaggaggaatgattacagcaagaaaaacatgtttcaatgttcattgggctcctgactgttgttttaagacagatttgaaagattaatattagaaaatagttttagttttagaaatCCTGTTCACAATCCACAATTTATTCagttgttcatttatttgtttgaattaatttcttttattatatattttcccatttttccctctctttaaATTTACTGCAAATGTaggattttttgttgttgtttttgtcttcctgcacattaacacactgcaaagttcattttaaaactgaactaccaaaagaaaaaaaaaggacgtCGGTCAGCTGACAAGGGGCGGGGTCACATGATTTTTGTAGCAATAAAGCCGTACAGCGCAGTCCACAAGCTCACACATCAACAACAATGGGCCGGACAGAGGTAGCCTCcagtttgctgtttttactcGCCATCCTCATAAATAAAGGTATGATTTATGGTCTGTATATGTGCCTACAAGTGCTTAAATCTACTGCTTTCTGACCGACGAAAGTTAAACTTACCGAACACCAATATCGGTTTCGTGTTACATGCCTTGACTCAGCTGACTGCAAAACGAAAGTAACGTTTggtttatttactttaatagCTTAATAGGCCTATACCGGtttgttagtttagtttaattgtTCTGTATGTTACACGGTAAGTGAATGTAATTGTTCTGCGCAGGGCTCTCCAGTCCTCTGGCAAGTAAAGAAGATTGGAGCTATGTGGAAGTGAGAGATGGAGCCCACATGTTCTGGTGGTTGTATTATGCTGACAGCCAATCTGCAGAAAACAACGACCTGCCTCTGGTCATGTGGCTGCAGGTAGGACACGATCGGGTTTACATGCATTAACCTATTTACAACAAGCTACACgctgtatactgtacatgattTGGGTTATTGTGGTTTCCTCACCAGGATGCCACTATTTACCATTTATGAGAAAAATCAGTCTGCAGGGGTTGCGTGAGTTAGGTAATCTTTTCCAGTGAACGCTATGTCTGCCTATTCTTGTCAAAAGTTTGTGGCAAAGCAGCATTAAAGGACAGggtcacagtttttcaagtatgtctaaaaacaacagttgggtgcccaaatgaacattggaacaggttttgctcactgtaatcattcctcctgctcacaCTGACCATTGGAAGATCCCTACATACAATGTAAGGGATGGGGGACCACATCTACTGTCCTCATCTTGTGCATAAACATATTAAaacgtttatctgaagataatatgaggtttcagcagtctgagttagtcaaatataGTAGATATCCCTGACTtcatttcacttcctgttcagcTCTAGTGGATTATTAAAAAAGACTGTGACGTTGAAAGATCTCTACCTGAtatgactcatttggacggttGAAGCGTCATCAGGCTTAGACACACAAATTTATAACAAAGCCTGTGTTAAAGGTTGGGAGCAGGGAGTTTAGAGTTACATTATGtgacatattattattatttgaaccTATtgtctctgcctctgctgcctTGATTTTGAGCTTCTTCTTTGAGTCTCTTTGTCACAAGTCCTCCAACTTTAtagaagtgcaatactaaaacGCTAACTAAAGCAGATTTTAAGTATCTGCACATTGATTTTCGCATAGTGTATatggaaaccaatggctgcTGCAAAGGTAGAAAGAATGCATTCAAAAGTCAGAAACAATATGGTATGTCTTGGGAAATATTTGATAGTAAAATACAGATTTGTAGAAAATAACACACTAAAACATTTATGTGGTCTATTTATATAAGTGGAGTTAAAATTGGAAGCCGGCTGTTCATATCTCCACATAAGTAGAAAAAAAGCATATGGCTGCATGACTAAAATGAGTAACAACAATGTTGCTTCTAATTTCAACCACAGAAGAGGAACTAACTAATGCAGTAAGGTGTCTTTAACTGTAGGGCCCAACCCTCCAAATGTTTAAGAGTCAAACCAgtaaaaattggatataatatTGCTGTGGGTATAATTGTAGTGTTTCTTCAGTGAATGAAGGGTTTTCCTCAGGAAATTCCCTATTAGACCtacaacatcaaaacatttataGCCCTGTGCTCTTCCATAAAATAAAACTCTGATTAGAGAAAGTGAAGCTATTGACAGACTGCAATGTATGGCCCATAATAAAAAAAGGTTCAGCTTATAATCATCAAACTTGAACTTAACTTCTCATCTCATTTTTTgtgatctttttttctcatctttttgtgAATTGAGTTACTTGATGTGTCTAACAGCTTATGTTATGTTCTTAGATGTATATGGCCTTATACTACCGAGTGGTCACTTAGGTCCTCCAACCAAAACCTGTTGGCCACACCACGtgccaaactaaaaaccaaaggcTGTGCTTTTGCTGCCCTGGCACCCAGACTTTGGAATAATCTCCCCACTTCCAACAGATCAGCTTAGTCTGTTGACTGAttcaaaaaacacttgaaaacctactttttttttttttttttttttttttttttaagaatagcTTTAGTTAAATTCAAGTGTGTGCTCTGGGTGATGACTGTATGCTTGCTGTGTTCGTATgtgatgtctgtatgtgttcttgaatgtgtcttttatggttttcttgccctcttttctttgtgtgccAATGTcagtgtaaagcactttgtaacctgcatttaaaaaaggtgctatataaataaagttttacttacttacttttgcTGTATTAAGTAACACCAACACCTTAATGTTTGAACCTGATCAGAATGTCTGCTCATGTGTCGTCAGGGTGGACCAGGAGGATCAGGAAGTGGTTTTGGGAACTTTGAAGAGATTGGACCTTTGGATAGGAACCTACAGCCCAGGAAGACGAGCTGGGTAAGATTAATGGTTTTaaggtgttgtttttttttttgttcaactTGCTGTTTAGTGATCAGAAATCATGGAATAAGCAAGACAGTCCACTCAGAGATATGCtttaaaggttgtttttttttaatatagagGAGACCTGTATGCTTCACTAAAGATGAATCATTACTTGCATTGTGTTTGAAAACCTTTACCCAACATCTTGTAATGGACACCTTTTGTAACTTGTAATTTAGCTTGCAATAATTCTCCAAGTAAAATCTGTTGAAATTAACGACATACAGGTTAACATGAGGATTCTGTGTGTTGGCTCTCACAGGTACAGGCAGCCAGTCTTTTATTTGTAGACAACCCCGTGGGCACTGGCTTCAGCTACGCCGAAAGGCCAGACGGCTATGCAACCGACGTGGCCATGGTGGCCTCAGACATGCTGGTACTGCTCCAAAACTTTTTCACCAAGAAGACCGAGTTTCAGGTATGCCAGCTGGACACTCACAACAATGTAGTTGTCTTCACTGAAGCATGTTACATTACTCCACAATGAAACAGGAGTCGCAAAGAACATGTTAGTTCTGATTTTAATTTCTTGGAAGACACCAGAGACCCACAAGTGTTCAGGGGCAGCATTAGCTGGTCTAACAAACCTAAGGTGCTCATACCTAAAAGTCCAAACACTCAAGAGTTTGAATGTTTCAATCTCGCTGAATGAAATTGCCATTTTGGCAGGACTAAACTTGACTATCAAACAAGGTCATCTGTCAGTCAGATTTGGACACTGTTTATGGCCAAGCTAATCATTATTCTCAGTAATGCTTGTGATATTACgctggaaaaaaatcaaattgaaCATGTTAACGAAAGTTTAGGTAAGTAGAGTTTATTGCACGATATTAGCTGACACAGGCCAACCAACAACAGCCTGGTTAGGCTGGCTGGCTCACTTGCCAGCTAGAGTCAGGGCTGGAGCAAGGTAGTAACTATAGCTAACAGGTAACCAGCTACTAAGCCTAGCCAGCCTTTGTTTGTGAAAGGGACAAAAGAAGCCAAGTCAAGAAGCAACGTTCTTACAAATAGAAATAATGAATGTTATTACAATACAAGCTGGAATTCCTTTCTAGTTTGCTTTGAGTCCATCtccttttagatttttttttttttttaaagaaaatcactGACATTGCTTTGCCCCACTATATGCTACTATTAAATTTGAActgataattattttattatctgcaGAGTGTCCCCTTCTACATCTTCTCTGAGTCATATGGAGGGAAGATGGCCGCAGCTATCTCCATGGAACTCACCAAGGTGAGTCTGACAGCAGGATGTAACCACCTCTCTTTTCAAAATCCCCTTCAAGTCCATGTGAAGTCAATGGTATTGGAAAGTCCCTGTGTCAAAGACTTGTCATGTGATGGATGAGTAGGCAAAAAAACATGATCCAAAGAACAGTTTCCTGACTTTGCAACAGTTGGCTTGCAAAGTCAGGAAATTATTTTAGAGAAGTAGGACTTTGGAAGTTAATAAAATCTTCATTTCGGAGTGTAACCACGAATGTGTTGCCAGCCGGCATTGTAAAAGACTCATGTCTGATAAATTAGACATTCTTAACTGCT is from Thunnus maccoyii chromosome 18, fThuMac1.1, whole genome shotgun sequence and encodes:
- the coil gene encoding coilin, with the translated sequence MVCFGVSIDVVSVMAVNSNNFIRVRLYFDYPPPAVVDCRMCWLLVDLNKCRVVADLESIIRDKFEFSRRNILNLFLEDCYLPHTESIYVVRDNDSLRVKVDCLTWVNGHSSHPDISSENCRKRQRPTEEDGTGENGVNAEWRKKKRKKRSEESLEGHAKQTSGDEKNKKSLGNKTEKKKRKKAEENGPTATPKPAASTKKIAASVEPPVKSTKKPPVAQAKTQNASSSDSSSSSSEEDEAPKKPAAKKPATKALSSTPAASKAPPNPKPAQTKLPPPSSSSSETDSSSDEATSAKIPPKTKPLTSLTPKLRGSDNSHSQQSTNSAQKQGSGVAVPPRNKIGEQQESCNANDEEEIELIIRRPVQQPVRGVGNQSSWRGHGRGRGRHDGFGGGVGPGGRGRGRGEGRGGFRGHSSNSEFSYDGAKEPSAHTDLLSNMSVVLQNGVESAPKKDYSSMPQLAAPPQVGQKIAFKLLELTENYTPEVSEYKEGKIVSFDPTTKQIELELLNASRAPVEPGKFDLVYQNPDGSERVEYAVSRESCVTERWDALLEPRLII